A stretch of DNA from Spiroplasma endosymbiont of Nebria brevicollis:
TAATTAGTACTTCGCGTGTTAAAACAATTACTACTGCCCGCCATGTTACTATGTATTTAATAAAAACTTTATTAAATGAAACATATACTAAAATTGGTAACGAATTCGGTGGTAAAGATCATACAACAGTGATGAATGCTTATAACAAAGTTAAAAAAAATATAGAAAACAATTATGAATTTAAAAAAACAATTGAAAAATTATCTCATCAATGTCTGAAACGTAATTAATCAACATTTTATCCACATTACTTTACACACATTTTCCACATATAAAAAATTAAAATTTCCTTTATTTTTAAAGGAAATAAAAGATATTAACATTAATTAACATTATAATAATATTAATAATTAAATATAATAATTAATATTATATTTTAATTATTAATTATTAATGTAGAAAACAGGAGAAAACAATGAAATTTGAAATTAAAAGTTCTAATCTACTAAAAATATTAAAAAAAATTATTAAAATCACTCTTTCTAATACTACTTATCAAGAATTATCATGTTTTTTATTAGAAATTGAAAATGACAAAATAGTATTTACTGCATCTAATGGAAATTTATCAATGAAAACAGAATTAGAAAAAAATGACGAATATTTAAAAATTATTAAAACTGGCTCAGTTTTAATAAATGCCAAAATTATGTATGATATTTTTAATAAACTAGAAGATGAATGGTTTTTATTTGAACTTAAAATTACTAATTTAATCATTAGTAATTTTAAAAATAATAATAACAATGATTTTATTTTTAAACTTAGTACTATGACAATTGAAAAATTTCCAAAAATTACTTTTGATAAAAAAATAGAAAATAAAGTATCGTTTAAAAAAACATTATTACAAAATATTAATGATCAAATTGTATTTGCAATTAATACCAATAATAGTAAACCAGCATTAACTGGAATTAATTTTAAATTTTCTAATAAGAAATTGTATATTACTGCCACTGATGGGTACTGTTTAGCAAAAAAAACAATTCCTTATTTAGAAGAAATAAAGGTTGATAATAAAGAATTTAACATTCCAGTTTATTTACTAAATGAAATTGACAAAATTACTAATGACTTAAATAAAAAAGTTAATTTTTATTTTGAAAATAATTTAAATTTAATTATTGAAATTGATAATTTTTTATTTCAAACTAGAATGATTGAAGGAACTTATCCAAATACTGATAATATTATTAAAAATATTTTAGAAAAAGATAAAACAATTATTGAAATTAATAATGTTAAAGATTTTTTAAATATTATTGAATTATCAATTATTCTTTCTAAAAAAGATACTTCGCCAATAATTCAATTTTTAATAAATACTAGAACTAATGATTTTAAAATTAATTGTTTATCAAATAATGATAATATTGGTGAAGTTATTGAACAATTTAAAAAATTTAATATTATTAAAAATAAAAATATTGATGAACAAATAAAAGTTGTTTTTAATTCAAAACTAATTATTCATGCAATAAAATCATTTTATAAATGTAAAAAAATATCATTAAGCATTTCCTGACCAAAAAACTATACTATTATTCAAAGTGATGAAGAAATTGGATTATTGCAATTAGTATTACCAATTGGTGAAAAATAAATATATTTTAATTTAAATTAAAATATAATAATATGTTAAAATTTAAGAAAATATAACAGGTGAAAAAATGCACAAATTAGAACGAAAAAAACTTATTGTTGAACTGTTAGAAACTAATGGTTTTATTAAAATTAGTGATTTATACAAAAATAAAAAATTAAAAAACGGACTTCTCCCCACATGTACTTGTGGAGGAAAAAATGAATTGAAATGAATTCAACAGAATATTTCAAACTGAAAAACAATGTCTTGCATATATAGCAAGTTTGAAACAAAGCAAATGTATTAGGTGTTCTAGTTTTAATTTGAATACTTCTGATTTAAAAAGAATGAGATGTTTGAAATGTCATCAAACATTTAGTATTCTCACGGGCACTATATTTTCAAAGTCCCAAACGTCTTTAATATCTTGGTTTTATCTCATCTTTAGATGAATAAACACCAAACATGGAATTCCATCAACTGATGTTGCAAAAGAATTGGGAGTGACCTTGAAAACAGCTTGAAGAATGGGTCATAAAATCCGAAGTGCCATTGCTAAACAAAAACCTCAATTCATTGTTGAAGGGATAGTGCAAATAGATGAAATGTATCTTTCACATATGGGTTTTAAAAAACAAGGAAGATCCTTGTTAAACAAAACCTTGATTGTTGGCATTTATCAAAAAACAACCAATAATTTAATTGTGAAAGTATTGAAAAACGCAAACAGTAAAAATCTTTTGCAGTTTGCAAGAAACCACATGTCTTCAAAGTGTGATGTACATACTGATTTGTGAAAAGGATATCGCGATTTGAAATCGGTTTTCACTAAGCATGAAACAGTTAACCATCAAAATGGCTATGTTTCAAAAACTGGTGTAAATACCAACCAAATTGAATCAGTATGAAAACATATACGAAGAACATTTAAAACACATATCAAAGTTGCAAAACATCATGTTCATTTATATGCAAAAGAATCAGCATATAAATTCAATAACATACCTAGTTTTGAAACTGTAATGCTATGTTTGATTTAAAACTGTGGGGAGAAGTCCGTAGATAGGCTTTTCTCAGCATTTATGTGATAAAATTTAATAGTACATAAAGGGAGAAAAGCCTTAAAAAATATTTCACCAATGACAATTAATAGAGACTTAAATGCCATGAAAAAAGAAGGTATTTTAGAAACAGTTTGAGGTGGCATTCAAATTCCTGGATATAATTTTTGAACTACACAAGAAACAAGCAGAGAAGAAAAAATACAAATATCTAGTATTGAAAAAAATAAAATTGCTAAAAAAGCATCTGAAAAAATTAAAGAAAATGATGTTATTTTTATTGGAGCAGGTACAACGCTTGAAGAAATAGTGAACTTTTTAAATGGTAAAAATGTTACTGTAGTTACTAATTCTCATTTTATTGCGTTAAATTGTTATAAGTATGGTAATATCACTTTAATTTTAATTGGTGGACGATTAAGAAAAAAATCTGGTGCATATGTTGGAGAATTAGCAAATAAAAATATTAAAACGCTTCATTTTAATCATTGTTTTATTGGTGCTAATGGTATCGATCATAATGGCATTTATAATTCAAATCTTGAAGAAGGAACCATTAATGAAATAGTTTTAAATAACTCTGAAAATCGTCATATTTTAGTTACTAATGATAAGTTTAATAAAATAGATTTTGTTGAATTTTATAGTATTAAAAATATTCATTGTGTTATTACTGATAAAGAAATAGAAACAGAAAAATTTTTATCTTATAATTCAAATCTTAAATTCATAGTCACTTAATAAAGAAAAGGAACATTTTATGAAAATAGCTATTGGTGCATTAGATGTATCAAAAGAGTATTATGAAGAAATAGTAAAATTTATTGAAAAAAAATTAAAGTTAACAGTTTACTTGAAATTTATTGATAAAAATGTTGTAAAAGTTAACAAAAAAATCAACAGTTTATTAGAAAATAAAACTGTTGATTTAGCAGTTATGATAGAACCATTTGGAATTGTATCATTTATGATTGGAAGCAAAAATAAAAATGTAATTTGTGCACAAGCATGTGATGAACTAACAGCAATCATGACTAAAAGACATAATAATTCTAATTTATTAATAATTGCTAGTGCCATTACTGGTTTAGAAATGGCAAAACAAATTAGTAAAAATTTTTTAACTACACCATATGATGGTGGTAGACATCAAGTGAGGGTTGATATGTTAAATAGTTTATTAGAAGGTGAATAATATGAAAATAGCTATTGGATGCGATCATACAGTTACTAATATTAAGAATAAATTGATAAAATTAGTAGAGGCTATGAATCATGAAGTTATTGATTGTGGCACTAAAGATAATGAACGTACACATTATCCGATTTTTGGTCGTAAAGTTGGTGTTTTAGTTGCAACTAATAAAGTTGACAAAGGTATCGTTTTATGTGGAACAGGAGTTGGAATTGCTAACAGCGTTAATAAAATTAAAGGTGTTCGTTGTGCTTTAGTGAGAGAACCTTTAATTGCACAAAAAGCAGTAAGTGATTTTGATATTAATATTATTGCTTTTGGCGGTTGAATTAATGGTATTGGTTTAATTGAAGAAATAGTTACTACGTTTGTTAATACTAAGTATAAAAATAAAAATAAAGACATAATAAAAACAATTAATAATTTAATTGTTAATGAAAATTATCAAGATGATATTTTTAAAAAAGAAATTTTACTTTGAGAAGAAGGAAAATATCACGATTAAATTCATATTAAATATAAATAAGTTCTAAATAGAACCTTTAAAATTATAAGAAAGGAAACTTTTTTTAAAAAAGAATTATTAAATAAAAAAGATACCAAAATTAAGGTAATAAGTGCTCAAAAACACGTTTTAATAATTTGTTATGGTTCTGTGTGGGTACGTACTTCAGCTATGTTTGCTGAGTCTGCACGTGTTGGGGCGCAATTAAAAGGTATTACTAATATTACATTTGATTCTTCAGCTTATGGTAATCATAAAATATTAATGAAAAATATGGACTTAATTGTTTTAGCACCACAGTTATCAGTTAATATGGATGAAATTAAACTTGATGCTACAGAGTATGATTCAAATATTGTTGAAACTAGAGGTCATGAATATATTAAAGAATTCCTGAGCTAAAAATGAGAAGAAAAATGAAATTAAAAAATCATCATCAGATTGCTTGAATTTATATTATTAGTTTTTTAACTATTATTATTTTGACAACATTAATATTATTACCTACAAAAATTTTAATTAATACCTCTTATTTATTAACACTTATATTGTTAATAATAATGATAATATTTAATGTTTCATTTTTCTACCTTCCATTTTGTTTTAAAAAATTTAAGTATCCTTCGATAAATTTAAAAATTACAGAAAAAAAAGATTTTAAACTTTATTAAACCTAAATTTTTATGAATAATAATTATTCCTAGTTTAATATCGGTTTTAATTGTTATATTTACAATTGTAATTTCACCTAATAATTTATTAAATGTATATCGAATTTTATTCTTAATTGGCTTTTGAATAGTAATGTGTATTATTAATTGTTTTTATTTGCTTGTATGTATTAAATTTTATAGTAATTATCAACCAGAAAAGCAAATTGATTTTGTTTTTAAAAGAAAAAAATAAGGAGAAAAAGTATGACTAAAAATGAAATATCCGAAAAAGGATTTGAAATTGTTGCGCTTGCTGGTAATGCCCGTTCATCGTATTTAAAAGCCATTAAATTAATTAAAAAAAGAGAATATGAAAAAGCTAAAATGGAAATTAGTGAAGCAAATTGATATTTTAAAAGAAGCTTATCAATGTCAAATGGATCTACTAGCAAAAGAAGGTAAAGGCAAATATTCTGATTTAACTTTAATTATGGCTCATGGTCAGGATCATTTAATGACTACTATTCTATTAAAAGAATTATTGGAAATTGTAAATCTTGATTTGTATCAAGATTTACATAGCATTCAAAAATAACTACGAAAAGAGGTGTCGTTTTGAAAAAATATTAAAAACATTATCAATATGTGGATTTACTATTATTACACCATTAAGTACAACTGCTTGTTCAACATCCAGAGTAATTAACTCTTTAGAAAACCCCCTAGTGGACATACTATTAAGGCAACTAATCCACCAGTTGCAGGTTATAATAACACACAATATTCTGACATTACTTATTGAAGTAATGTCAGAATATCATCAAGTAATTATAAAAATATTTTTATGGAAAATCTGAATGCTAATTTACTAACACCATCTACAGATTTTAATTATTATAATATGGCTAATAGTGTTAATGGAAAAATTGATAAAGATGCTCATTTAATAACAGGTGATGATACTACTAATGTTAATGTAGCAACGTTATTATTGGCAAAATATGAACTAAATTCAACTAAACCAAAAATTACTAATATTAAAGATGCTTATAATCAATATGATAAAGATTTTGCAATAAACTTTTATCAACAAAGTGATACATCAACAAATAAATTTACTATTGAAAAAATTGAAAATAAGTATAATCCAGGTATAACATATAAATTATCATTTTTACTAAGTATTAGCGTTACAGATGAAGGCAATAAAGATGGTTTTGTTGGTGCACGAAAAAATGTTAAAGCTTCAACAAATTTTAAAACTGATATTTCAGAAAATTATCAAGAGCGAACAAATCACCAATATTTAATTGATACTAACGATGGAAACTTAACAGGATATAATGAAACAGATAATAAAGTTTATTATACAAATAAAAAAGACTTTGATTATCGTTTTGCTATCGATATTGTTTTCACTGTTGTTTAATTTAAGGAAAAAAGCACATGCGTTTACCTTTAAAAATTTTGCTTTCATGTTTATTAACAACAGTTTTTCCCTTAAACACGATTGCTTGTGGAATTCATTATGAAAGGTTAAATAAAGATGTTAACAAATGGGATATTGATTCAATTTTTAATAATTCTAATTTATTAAAATCCATTAATAATTCACTTCATAATTTTTATGAACCATGTTTTGTTAATAAAAATATTGAAAAAGCACATGTCCAAAACCCTAATGTTTACTTTTTAAACAATGCAAAAGGGGTTTATATTCCTGTTTTACCATTTGCTAACCAAGCAATTGTTAATTATGAAAAACATACTAATAATGGTATAAATGGTTTAGATAATTTAGAAAAGATTAAACAAAATATAAAATTTAGTTATCTGCAATTGGACAATCATTCAGAAATTTATGTAAAACCTAATTCTAGTATTGAAAGTGGTTTATTTATTTACACTTGTATTTGATACATCACAAAACACACAAGGTTATCGGTCAGTTTCTACAACTTTAAACTTAAATTTAATTGGAATTAACGGTCCTGATAAATATTTTGGTATTCAAAATAGCATAAAATTTGGCGTAACTATTTCTTGATTCTAGTTTTAAAGTTTATTTTTTTAAATAATAAACTTTAAAAATACAGGTTGTTTTAAAGCAAAAAAAATGTATAATTTAATAGAGATATATACTAAAATATAATTTTTGAGAAAAAAGATAAATCTTTTTTAAATTATTTTTATAAAATTTAAATGTTTTCATTAAATTAATAATGAAAACATTTAATAGTTAGAGAGAGTGAAAAAATAGTGAGTACCATAACCCCCCTTAATGCATATAATGCTAGTTCCATTCAGGTATTAGAAGGATTAGAAGCAGTTAGAAAAAGACCGGGTATGTATATTGGTTCAACTGCAGAAAGAGGTTTACATCATTTAGTTTGAGAAATTGTTGATAATTCAATTGATGAAGCACTGGCTGGTTTTTGTACAAAAATTATTGTAAT
This window harbors:
- a CDS encoding PTS lactose/cellobiose transporter subunit IIA gives rise to the protein MTKNEISEKGFEIVALAGNARSSYLKAIKLIKKREYEKAKMEISEANWYFKRSLSMSNGSTSKRR
- the dnaN gene encoding DNA polymerase III subunit beta, with the protein product MKFEIKSSNLLKILKKIIKITLSNTTYQELSCFLLEIENDKIVFTASNGNLSMKTELEKNDEYLKIIKTGSVLINAKIMYDIFNKLEDEWFLFELKITNLIISNFKNNNNNDFIFKLSTMTIEKFPKITFDKKIENKVSFKKTLLQNINDQIVFAINTNNSKPALTGINFKFSNKKLYITATDGYCLAKKTIPYLEEIKVDNKEFNIPVYLLNEIDKITNDLNKKVNFYFENNLNLIIEIDNFLFQTRMIEGTYPNTDNIIKNILEKDKTIIEINNVKDFLNIIELSIILSKKDTSPIIQFLINTRTNDFKINCLSNNDNIGEVIEQFKKFNIIKNKNIDEQIKVVFNSKLIIHAIKSFYKCKKISLSISWPKNYTIIQSDEEIGLLQLVLPIGEK
- a CDS encoding RpiB/LacA/LacB family sugar-phosphate isomerase gives rise to the protein MKIAIGALDVSKEYYEEIVKFIEKKLKLTVYLKFIDKNVVKVNKKINSLLENKTVDLAVMIEPFGIVSFMIGSKNKNVICAQACDELTAIMTKRHNNSNLLIIASAITGLEMAKQISKNFLTTPYDGGRHQVRVDMLNSLLEGE
- a CDS encoding RpiB/LacA/LacB family sugar-phosphate isomerase, with the translated sequence MKIAIGCDHTVTNIKNKLIKLVEAMNHEVIDCGTKDNERTHYPIFGRKVGVLVATNKVDKGIVLCGTGVGIANSVNKIKGVRCALVREPLIAQKAVSDFDINIIAFGGWINGIGLIEEIVTTFVNTKYKNKNKDIIKTINNLIVNENYQDDIFKKEILLWEEGKYHD
- a CDS encoding PTS lactose/cellobiose transporter subunit IIA, which gives rise to MKKLKWKLVKQIDILKEAYQCQMDLLAKEGKGKYSDLTLIMAHGQDHLMTTILLKELLEIVNLDLYQDLHSIQK
- a CDS encoding DeoR/GlpR family DNA-binding transcription regulator: MTINRDLNAMKKEGILETVWGGIQIPGYNFWTTQETSREEKIQISSIEKNKIAKKASEKIKENDVIFIGAGTTLEEIVNFLNGKNVTVVTNSHFIALNCYKYGNITLILIGGRLRKKSGAYVGELANKNIKTLHFNHCFIGANGIDHNGIYNSNLEEGTINEIVLNNSENRHILVTNDKFNKIDFVEFYSIKNIHCVITDKEIETEKFLSYNSNLKFIVT
- a CDS encoding IS1595 family transposase, with the translated sequence MTLKTAWRMGHKIRSAIAKQKPQFIVEGIVQIDEMYLSHMGFKKQGRSLLNKTLIVGIYQKTTNNLIVKVLKNANSKNLLQFARNHMSSKCDVHTDLWKGYRDLKSVFTKHETVNHQNGYVSKTGVNTNQIESVWKHIRRTFKTHIKVAKHHVHLYAKESAYKFNNIPSFETVMLCLI